From Nerophis ophidion isolate RoL-2023_Sa linkage group LG15, RoL_Noph_v1.0, whole genome shotgun sequence, one genomic window encodes:
- the LOC133569428 gene encoding activin receptor type-2B-like: MLARKMRRHNRALMMLMIGTLNAGLTAGHAPNRECLYYNVNYEMELTNKSGVERCEGDADKRSHCYASWTNESGAIELVKKGCWLDDFNCYDREECVSTEESPQVFFCCCEGNMCNNKFTHLPDAAGSLIRAPTPRISVIHVIFYCLLPVTVLSTILLATVWMYRHRKPPYGHVDVTEDPVPTPDSPLLGLKPLQLLEVKARGRFGCVWKGQILNEFVAVKVFPVQYKMSWQNEREVFTMPGMKHENILKYVGAEQRGRHLEAELWLITEYHEQGSLCDFLKANVISWLELCHIGGSMACGLAYLHEDVPRNKGEGAKPAIAHRDFKSKNIMMRSDLTAVIGDFGLAVPFESGTPPGETHGQVGTWRYMAPEVLEGAINFQRDAFLRIDMYALGLVLWELLTRCKAADGPVGEYMLPFEEEVGQHPSLEDLQEVVVHKKLRPAFKDVWFKHNGLGHVCETVSECWDHDAEARLSAGCVQERMGQVRRLTSSIAPPTSSSSVPPVVMVTNVDLPAKESTM; the protein is encoded by the exons ggCTGACGGCTGGCCACGCCCCCAACAGGGAATGCTTGTACTACAACGTCAACTACGAAATGGAGCTAACAAACAAGAGTGGCGTGGAGCGCTGCGAGGGCGACGCCGACAAGCGCTCACACTGTTACGCCTCGTGGACCAATGAGTCGGGCGCCATTGAGCTGGTGAAGAAAGGATGCTGGCTTGACGACTTCAACTGCTACGACCG TGAGGAGTGTGTGTCCACTGAAGAGAGTCCTCAGGTCTTCTTCTGCTGCTGTGAAGGAAACATGTGCAACAACAAGTTCACGCACTTGCCGGACGCTGCCGGTTCAC TCATTCGAGCTCCGACCCCCAGAATCAGCGTGATACACGTCATCTTTTATTGCCTGCTGCCAGTCACAGTGCTGTCAACCATTCTGCTTGCCACCGTATGGATGTACCGCCATCGCAAACCTCCGTACGGACATGTGGACGTCActgag GACCCAGTTCCTACGCCCGATTCCCCCCTCTTGGGGTTAAAGCCCCTGCAGTTGCTGGAAGTGAAAGCCAGAGGGCGCTTCGGTTGCGTCTGGAAGGGCCAAATTCTGAACGAGTTTGTGGCCGTCAAGGTGTTCCCTGTCCAG TACAAGATGTCGTGGCAGAACGAGCGGGAGGTGTTCACCATGCCGGGAATGAAGCACGAAAACATACTGAAGTACGTCGGCGCCGAGCAGCGAGGGCGCCACCTGGAGGCCGAACTGTGGCTCATCACAGAGTACCATGAGCAG GGTTCGCTCTGCGACTTCCTGAAGGCGAACGTCATCAGTTGGTTAGAGTTGTGTCACATCGGGGGGTCTATGGCGTGCGGTCTGGCGTACCTGCATGAAGATGTACCCCGGAACAAAGGCGAGGGAGCTAAACCCGCAATCGCTCACAG GGACTTCAAGAGCAAGAACATCATGATGCGTTCAGACCTGACTGCCGTCATCGGAGATTTCGGCCTGGCTGTGCCCTTTGAGTCAGGAACGCCGCCCGGAGAAACTCACGGACAG GTAGGGACGTGGCGCTACATGGCTCCTGAGGTTCTAGAAGGCGCTATCAACTTCCAGCGGGACGCCTTCCTCAGAATCGACATGTACGCTTTGGGCCTGGTCCTGTGGGAGCTGCTGACACGCTGCAAAGCCGCTGATG GTCCAGTAGGCGAGTACATGCTGCCATTCGAGGAGGAAGTAGGTCAGCATCCGTCACTGGAGGACCTTCAGGAAGTTGTTGTCCACAAGAAGTTGAGGCCGGCCTTCAAAGACGTTTGGTTCAAACATAAC GGTCTGGGCCATGTGTGCGAAACGGTGTCGGAATGCTGGGACCACGACGCCGAGGCCCGACTGTCGGCCGGCTGCGTGCAAGAGCGCATGGGCCAAGTGCGTCGCCTCACAAGCTccatagccccgcccacctccTCCTCTTCTGTCCCCCCAGTTGTCATGGTAACCAACGTGGACCTCCCGGCCAAAGAGTCCACCATGTGA